The Litchfieldia alkalitelluris genome has a window encoding:
- a CDS encoding carboxypeptidase regulatory-like domain-containing protein, with protein MKWKKQRKSLAIIFSITIMLSTLLPHLGFAASKTEVKDLQIEDVEIEKQRETEFLPKSSEEVETEEDGLTSLLSGLGWEPTLDSSKEEISTEKVESDVYKQLKKQDTVDVIVKLKDQVDMEALYTEGKGKAKRVERLTLVKQRLEDKAKNSQKGVNQALSNLEKKGKAKVKQSLWITNSIVASVDQDALEELKGRDDIEKITLDAILQLPEPIVEESKPRLPEWGLEKIYAPKVWGEYGEKGEGIVVGIMDTGVDGNHEALKNNYRGKDGNHQYSWADFSGQNYKTPTDGNGHGTHVAGTAVGGGAGEPIGVAPEAEWIAAKIFTDGGSTTLSAIHSAFQWFMAPGGDPTKAPDVVNNSWGNANSYNLEFYEDVQAWVAAGIFPLFAAGNDGPGTQTIGSPGSFLDSFAIGATDSYDQIAYFSSRGPVFWTDENGNQVRHIKPDVAAPGHHIYSAWPTQLGEGKYRTISGTSMATPHVAGAIALLLGVQPDLTIEEVKDLLKGTARVEPHMGILPNDMYGSGIVNIYQAVTEAAYAGELKVKILSESGEPVLSTVEIPSENKLVNVSEDGEFSFKLREGTHKVTVNAFGFETFQGEVKVTKNELTEVTWELKKSPTFTISGSVVDQASQAVVPFAYVRLKGTPLSAVRSNLSGEYKIEDVPAGEYELVVSGEGIKGQALKVTINANLQQTIEVELSKSNTNSEWTTANNNYQRNAVSPNAIDVDKLTLSWNYSTETKGDILFSTPAVTEDSIVLTTEYGWIVVLDSQTGEEKWSIRFGSMNRSSPTVVDGKIYLSGGADGTIYALDVKTGTVLWSKLIEQTTVYESPLYRDGVLYVGSGVTEAAKVYALDADTGEILWSKDVGASSFFGGTLGTDYLYIGTYENSTIRALSLEDGTEIWNATVSNEGFASRPVYKDGFIYVNSTNFGSQTGTLHVYDANTGEEKWSFAGIGDTQAGSPIVYEELVIVSSAVQPILRALDRETGAEVWTNKSVGTTPHNGSVSANGVLFYAGTSGVLYALDVYSGQVMKEFSLPDYSTSGLPIVAGNVVVPYRSGIQSYLSPGILKGTIKDDAGNPIDGTVSVLETGEVVKNNAEGAFELKHKPGSFTVKIAQYGKQQVLEPITFVSGYTETKNYSLVPAGVGSLKIEAIDQRTQSGLGDVKLYLSGTPIEGVTNEQGMFEVAEVFEGTYELTMTLNGYIEVKKNITISKNQDNPIKIELQPVDIAVLNDWNSEVTSLLNVNGHTAEERDWDIVDDIHRYQVVYLNGAYGSGGWQPDETQFKELVEKAKQHDVSLIFADAWGSSYGSIRQLTNFLNDPKEIAHHYGSGIVRMQIDQEHPIFEGYQKGDRVNLYSRTGDFAWFNDFSGRHLGSIGSTTQGFVGTGVAYKAVSENSAHLLLASHGAAPWISPLQGWLSDQQKILLNGIDFLQNSSFGKVTGTITDSAGNPIEAEVQMVETGVIANIKESAFEMYHDEGKFEVEIRASGFETQRIPVTISKDEPVTLTVVLQSSSGGSLAGIIVDDTSKQPITEAKITVLKNSEVASEVVTGENGRFEITGLENVSYQVKIEKEGYILHEQTVVVANQSDQLEIALTTVPAIAVLGDYYSSSTNFASIFSEIGVGVTSLSTSNVVKRISEFDVVFVNDVSTYSFSKAQFEELLKNADEAGTSLIFGDSYFSSTGVNLLVNYREDPQSRGTIYKTTVAAQYKVLKNHPILAGAKKDELIELLLPSGSRVGYFNDYSGYPLATIQHEGDTSSKGLGVAYKPRTANSVELLMSGHGFSFYHNASHYTDAGKQMFIDAVLWAAKAKFSTVSGTITDEEGNSLLADVTVKGEPFATKTNVENGEFSIAMEDGSYEIEVSAFGYENQVIPVTVGPDSEPIQIQMNVNETVGSISGMIEDKVDGNPFSDVEISVIGTPRQAVSDTQGKFTLGKLLPDTYTVVMKKDGYVVNEQVVEVKAGETTNLSVKMKPSPTIGVIVDVTSSGRMTMKEYLLEKGYKVMDLHYTDLDKISEVDLIIANSDYDNSRIPTKAEFEAFQEELDTTKTSVIWTGQFGGRGSIRYLYQYENNPAEEIAGSKAGMKLKGIKEHPILEGVELETLHDMPTYFDYYYTFDGYDGTTIAEVHHEADGKIGDTVAFKGRTSESVEILLANMTFSHVFHPGDTRYFDPTREQIFNNAVTWALDQEEALVSELYGSIKNNHDLEVQSTVTVKETGKVVKTDEKGLFYLGLPEGTYTLEVKAFGHFTKEFTVEVKNGERYDLEFVIESDQLGTVTGTVNDGQTGDPIAGAQISIIGTPIMATTDESGSFKIGVPMGEYDIRVSASGYAAQVKNGIVIEDGGEYQLSFSLAPSEKIGIVATSLNGDRLLPFLSERGYDAEYLENTNLGLIQDRLDEFALIILNDIHYSSTNDDIREFIEAAKQKEVSIIFGSQYNNGSILDLRDVYGDPASVRSGYVPRSIDVKVVHDHPIFAGLTGDEIKILSNGTSNQQYAVYENYSGTTIGQLSHEDQGVLGDGIGYQFTSANSVHVLLSGLQVSSYGYPESRWTENAKTLYTNAIDWAISASLGEIKGTVTDEEGQPIANAKVAVISANVETVTNAAGEYRIGIGTGSYEVEVAARGFISSVKTADITTLGESVTLDFTLKKVEGVSVSGIVTDKLTEEPVSEATVTLTPVGDNLDYEETSDEKGFYQFKDLLEGEYELVIKKDGYIVYSQVITVGIEDVSVNVSLDAIQVAVLGDYNQKLEAFLTEQQLYAEARDWDVVQDIANYKLVVVNTNKGTPEQLQKLISVTDEQKVSVVFLGTWGLEDGSIQLLEQAIGYPQHGMDGYNEGAVYIKVHEKHPIFEGLPELIKIHSEKSPYGTFMNYPGHVIGDLLVDEELKGSSIAYEFRSIEHMHLLLSSYAVTNIIGPDYGWTEEGKQLFTQSLRYAMDGIQEIPAIPVLETPDETNFQDEPVIITGKSEPLTTIELYDTKGKTDSLLASGKTKADGTFEIELELKNGSYFISSTAENFAGKTEKSNQIKIVVSGKPKR; from the coding sequence ATGAAGTGGAAAAAGCAAAGAAAAAGTCTCGCAATTATTTTTAGTATCACCATTATGTTATCGACTCTTTTACCACACCTAGGATTTGCAGCTAGTAAAACAGAGGTGAAAGATCTCCAAATTGAAGATGTCGAGATTGAGAAACAACGTGAAACGGAATTTTTGCCAAAAAGTAGCGAAGAAGTTGAAACTGAGGAAGATGGGTTAACATCACTATTATCTGGACTAGGATGGGAACCTACGTTGGACTCCTCTAAGGAAGAAATCTCAACTGAGAAGGTTGAGTCAGATGTATACAAGCAATTAAAGAAACAGGATACTGTCGATGTTATTGTGAAACTGAAAGATCAAGTAGATATGGAAGCTCTTTATACTGAGGGAAAAGGCAAGGCGAAACGGGTAGAGCGACTTACATTAGTGAAACAAAGACTCGAGGACAAAGCCAAAAACTCTCAAAAAGGAGTGAATCAAGCATTATCAAACCTTGAAAAAAAGGGAAAAGCAAAAGTAAAGCAATCATTGTGGATTACAAATAGCATCGTCGCTTCAGTCGATCAAGACGCATTAGAAGAATTAAAGGGAAGAGACGATATTGAGAAAATTACATTAGATGCTATTCTTCAGTTGCCAGAGCCAATTGTGGAAGAATCAAAACCACGTCTTCCTGAATGGGGTTTGGAGAAAATATACGCTCCAAAGGTTTGGGGAGAATACGGTGAAAAAGGCGAAGGCATTGTTGTGGGAATCATGGATACAGGGGTAGATGGAAACCACGAAGCATTAAAAAATAATTATCGTGGCAAAGACGGAAATCATCAATATTCATGGGCTGATTTCTCAGGTCAAAATTATAAAACGCCAACAGATGGGAATGGTCATGGTACACATGTGGCCGGGACTGCTGTTGGAGGAGGTGCAGGTGAACCGATTGGGGTAGCGCCTGAAGCAGAGTGGATCGCTGCAAAAATCTTCACAGATGGTGGCTCTACAACTCTATCAGCCATTCATTCAGCCTTCCAATGGTTTATGGCACCTGGTGGGGATCCAACGAAAGCTCCGGATGTTGTTAATAACTCATGGGGCAATGCAAATTCTTATAATCTTGAATTTTATGAAGATGTTCAGGCATGGGTGGCTGCCGGAATATTCCCTCTGTTTGCAGCGGGAAATGATGGACCAGGGACACAAACAATTGGATCGCCTGGTAGTTTCTTAGATTCATTTGCCATTGGGGCAACAGATAGCTATGACCAAATTGCTTATTTTTCAAGTCGTGGTCCAGTATTTTGGACGGATGAAAACGGCAATCAAGTTCGTCATATTAAGCCAGATGTAGCCGCACCAGGTCACCATATTTATTCGGCATGGCCAACACAGTTGGGTGAAGGTAAATATCGTACAATCAGTGGAACATCGATGGCAACACCACATGTAGCGGGAGCAATTGCTCTTTTACTAGGCGTTCAGCCAGACCTAACAATTGAAGAAGTAAAAGACCTTTTAAAAGGAACGGCTAGAGTTGAGCCACATATGGGTATCTTGCCAAATGATATGTACGGCTCAGGAATCGTAAATATTTATCAAGCGGTCACAGAAGCTGCGTATGCAGGTGAATTAAAAGTGAAGATATTATCTGAGAGCGGAGAACCTGTATTATCAACTGTTGAAATTCCTTCAGAAAATAAGCTAGTAAATGTCTCCGAGGACGGGGAGTTTTCTTTCAAGCTTAGAGAAGGAACTCACAAAGTTACTGTGAACGCGTTTGGGTTTGAGACATTTCAAGGCGAAGTTAAGGTTACGAAAAATGAACTCACAGAAGTTACGTGGGAGTTGAAAAAATCTCCTACCTTTACAATCTCAGGATCAGTGGTAGATCAAGCATCACAAGCTGTTGTACCTTTTGCATATGTACGATTAAAGGGTACGCCTCTTTCAGCAGTTCGAAGTAATCTCAGCGGTGAATATAAAATCGAAGATGTTCCTGCAGGTGAGTATGAACTCGTTGTTTCTGGTGAAGGGATAAAAGGACAAGCATTAAAGGTAACAATTAATGCAAACCTTCAACAAACGATTGAAGTTGAATTGAGTAAATCTAACACAAATTCAGAATGGACCACAGCGAACAATAACTACCAACGTAATGCTGTTTCTCCTAATGCGATTGATGTGGACAAACTAACGTTAAGCTGGAATTATTCAACCGAGACAAAAGGAGACATATTGTTCTCTACTCCGGCTGTCACAGAAGATAGCATTGTGTTAACAACTGAATATGGATGGATTGTTGTGTTAGACTCACAAACCGGCGAGGAAAAGTGGAGTATCCGTTTTGGTTCGATGAACCGTTCATCTCCTACTGTTGTTGATGGGAAAATCTATTTATCAGGTGGCGCAGATGGAACGATCTATGCTTTAGATGTAAAAACTGGCACTGTTCTTTGGAGTAAGTTAATTGAACAAACAACAGTATATGAATCTCCTCTTTATCGTGATGGAGTGTTATATGTTGGATCAGGGGTTACCGAAGCGGCCAAGGTATATGCGTTAGATGCAGATACTGGTGAGATTCTTTGGTCAAAGGATGTTGGGGCATCTTCATTCTTTGGGGGAACACTTGGAACTGATTATTTATACATTGGAACCTATGAAAATAGTACCATTCGGGCATTAAGCTTAGAAGATGGTACTGAAATATGGAATGCAACAGTTAGTAACGAAGGATTTGCATCAAGACCTGTTTACAAAGATGGATTTATTTATGTGAACAGTACGAATTTTGGCAGTCAAACAGGTACTCTCCATGTATATGATGCAAACACAGGTGAAGAAAAATGGAGCTTTGCAGGGATTGGGGATACTCAAGCGGGTTCACCAATTGTATATGAAGAGCTGGTGATTGTGAGTTCTGCTGTTCAACCAATTTTAAGAGCATTAGACCGTGAAACTGGCGCAGAGGTATGGACTAACAAGTCTGTTGGTACAACCCCACACAATGGTTCAGTCTCAGCTAATGGTGTGTTATTTTATGCTGGAACTAGTGGGGTACTTTATGCGTTGGATGTGTATTCGGGGCAGGTGATGAAGGAATTTTCGTTACCAGATTATAGTACATCCGGTTTACCAATTGTTGCTGGAAATGTTGTTGTTCCTTACCGTTCAGGAATCCAAAGCTATTTATCTCCAGGAATTTTAAAAGGAACAATAAAAGATGATGCGGGAAATCCAATTGATGGAACGGTCTCAGTTCTGGAAACAGGTGAAGTAGTAAAAAACAATGCTGAAGGAGCATTTGAATTAAAGCACAAACCAGGATCTTTCACAGTTAAAATTGCACAATACGGCAAACAACAAGTACTAGAACCAATCACCTTTGTGTCCGGGTATACGGAAACAAAAAATTATTCATTAGTACCGGCTGGAGTTGGGTCGTTAAAAATTGAGGCAATTGATCAACGAACACAGTCTGGTTTAGGGGATGTGAAGCTATATCTTAGTGGAACACCAATCGAGGGTGTGACTAATGAGCAAGGTATGTTTGAAGTTGCTGAAGTGTTTGAAGGAACGTACGAGCTTACGATGACTTTAAATGGATATATTGAAGTGAAGAAAAACATTACCATAAGTAAAAATCAAGATAATCCGATTAAAATTGAACTTCAGCCTGTAGATATTGCTGTTTTAAATGATTGGAATAGTGAAGTGACTTCATTATTAAATGTAAATGGCCATACAGCAGAAGAGCGCGATTGGGATATTGTCGATGATATTCATCGCTATCAGGTTGTGTACTTAAACGGGGCATATGGCTCTGGTGGCTGGCAGCCAGATGAAACACAATTTAAAGAATTAGTTGAAAAAGCAAAGCAACATGATGTTAGTTTGATTTTTGCTGATGCGTGGGGCTCAAGCTATGGTTCAATCAGACAGTTGACTAATTTTCTGAATGATCCTAAAGAGATTGCCCATCATTATGGCTCTGGCATCGTTAGAATGCAGATTGATCAAGAACATCCAATCTTTGAAGGATATCAAAAAGGAGATCGAGTGAACTTATACAGTCGAACAGGTGATTTTGCTTGGTTCAATGATTTCTCAGGACGTCATCTTGGCTCGATTGGAAGCACAACACAAGGATTTGTTGGTACAGGGGTAGCTTATAAAGCTGTATCAGAAAATAGTGCTCATTTGTTATTAGCGAGTCATGGTGCAGCACCTTGGATTTCTCCATTACAAGGCTGGCTCTCAGATCAACAGAAAATTTTATTAAACGGAATTGACTTCCTACAAAATAGTTCATTTGGTAAAGTTACAGGTACAATCACAGATAGTGCTGGAAATCCAATTGAAGCCGAAGTTCAAATGGTTGAAACTGGTGTGATAGCAAACATAAAGGAATCAGCGTTTGAAATGTATCATGATGAAGGAAAATTTGAAGTCGAAATTCGCGCCTCTGGGTTTGAGACACAACGTATTCCTGTAACAATTAGCAAAGATGAACCAGTTACTTTAACTGTCGTTTTACAATCTTCTTCAGGAGGCAGTTTAGCTGGAATCATTGTTGATGATACGTCAAAACAACCGATTACTGAAGCTAAGATCACAGTTTTAAAGAATAGTGAAGTTGCTTCAGAAGTGGTTACTGGTGAAAATGGACGTTTTGAAATAACAGGATTAGAAAATGTTAGCTATCAAGTGAAAATTGAAAAAGAAGGCTATATTCTTCACGAACAGACGGTGGTCGTAGCTAATCAATCTGATCAATTGGAAATTGCTTTAACCACAGTTCCAGCTATAGCTGTTTTAGGAGATTACTATTCTAGCTCAACCAATTTTGCGTCAATCTTCTCTGAAATTGGCGTAGGAGTTACAAGCCTAAGCACAAGTAATGTTGTTAAGAGAATCTCAGAGTTTGATGTGGTTTTTGTCAATGATGTTTCCACATACTCGTTCTCTAAAGCACAATTTGAAGAGCTACTCAAAAACGCTGATGAAGCGGGAACAAGTTTAATTTTTGGAGATTCCTATTTCTCTAGTACAGGAGTTAATTTGCTCGTAAATTATCGTGAAGATCCACAATCACGAGGCACGATTTATAAAACAACTGTTGCAGCGCAATATAAGGTACTCAAGAATCATCCAATTCTTGCAGGTGCTAAAAAGGATGAACTAATTGAATTATTGCTTCCATCAGGAAGTCGTGTTGGATATTTTAACGATTATAGTGGGTATCCACTCGCCACGATTCAACATGAAGGAGATACTTCTTCAAAAGGTCTAGGTGTCGCGTATAAGCCTCGGACGGCAAACAGTGTTGAGTTGTTAATGAGTGGACATGGATTTTCATTCTATCATAATGCTTCACACTATACGGACGCTGGAAAACAAATGTTCATTGATGCAGTTTTATGGGCAGCAAAAGCGAAGTTTTCAACAGTTTCAGGAACGATAACTGATGAAGAAGGCAATTCACTTCTAGCTGATGTCACAGTCAAAGGAGAACCTTTTGCAACAAAAACAAATGTTGAAAATGGTGAATTTTCAATTGCGATGGAAGATGGCAGCTATGAAATTGAGGTTTCGGCATTTGGCTACGAAAACCAAGTAATACCTGTAACTGTAGGTCCTGACTCAGAGCCAATTCAAATTCAAATGAACGTAAATGAAACCGTTGGATCGATTTCAGGAATGATTGAAGATAAGGTCGATGGAAATCCTTTTAGTGATGTCGAGATAAGTGTAATTGGGACTCCGCGCCAAGCAGTATCAGACACTCAAGGTAAATTCACACTTGGGAAGTTGCTACCTGACACGTACACCGTGGTAATGAAAAAGGATGGCTACGTGGTTAATGAACAGGTGGTTGAAGTTAAAGCAGGAGAAACAACCAATCTATCTGTTAAAATGAAGCCGTCACCTACGATTGGTGTCATCGTTGATGTTACTTCATCTGGAAGAATGACAATGAAAGAATATCTTCTAGAAAAAGGCTACAAAGTGATGGATTTACACTATACGGATCTTGATAAAATCAGTGAAGTAGACTTAATCATCGCTAATTCAGATTATGATAATAGTAGAATACCAACAAAGGCAGAGTTTGAAGCCTTCCAGGAAGAACTAGACACGACAAAAACATCGGTGATTTGGACTGGTCAGTTTGGTGGTAGAGGATCGATCCGATATCTATACCAATATGAAAATAATCCAGCAGAGGAAATCGCTGGTTCAAAAGCAGGAATGAAGTTAAAAGGAATCAAAGAGCATCCAATTCTTGAAGGAGTAGAATTAGAGACTCTCCATGATATGCCGACGTATTTTGATTATTATTATACATTTGATGGATATGATGGGACGACAATAGCTGAGGTTCATCATGAGGCAGATGGAAAAATAGGTGATACGGTTGCATTTAAAGGTCGTACATCAGAATCTGTGGAAATATTACTTGCCAATATGACATTTAGTCATGTATTCCATCCAGGGGATACACGATATTTTGATCCAACACGTGAACAAATCTTTAATAATGCAGTTACTTGGGCATTAGATCAAGAAGAAGCATTGGTCTCAGAACTCTATGGATCTATCAAAAATAACCATGATTTAGAAGTTCAATCCACTGTAACTGTTAAGGAAACCGGAAAGGTAGTCAAAACTGATGAAAAAGGTCTCTTTTATCTAGGCTTACCAGAAGGTACGTATACACTTGAAGTGAAAGCATTCGGTCACTTCACGAAAGAATTTACGGTTGAAGTGAAAAACGGTGAGAGGTACGACCTAGAATTTGTAATTGAATCAGATCAACTTGGAACTGTAACGGGGACGGTGAATGATGGACAGACCGGAGATCCAATTGCAGGTGCGCAGATTTCTATTATCGGAACCCCAATTATGGCAACAACCGATGAAAGTGGAAGCTTCAAAATTGGAGTGCCGATGGGTGAATATGATATTAGGGTATCAGCGAGTGGCTATGCTGCACAAGTAAAGAATGGTATAGTCATTGAAGATGGTGGCGAGTATCAGCTATCCTTCTCACTAGCACCTTCTGAGAAGATTGGTATTGTGGCAACTTCATTAAATGGTGACAGACTTCTGCCATTTTTATCAGAACGAGGCTATGATGCTGAATATCTGGAAAATACAAACTTAGGATTAATTCAAGACCGTTTAGATGAATTTGCCTTAATCATCTTAAATGATATTCATTATAGTTCAACAAACGATGATATTCGTGAGTTCATCGAAGCAGCAAAACAAAAAGAAGTAAGTATTATCTTTGGATCTCAGTATAATAACGGTTCGATTCTTGACCTTCGTGATGTCTATGGAGATCCTGCAAGCGTTCGTTCTGGTTATGTACCAAGATCAATTGATGTAAAAGTCGTACATGATCATCCAATCTTTGCTGGGTTGACTGGTGACGAAATTAAAATCTTAAGCAACGGTACAAGTAATCAGCAATATGCAGTATACGAGAATTATAGCGGGACAACCATTGGTCAGCTTTCACATGAAGACCAAGGAGTACTAGGTGACGGAATTGGCTATCAATTTACAAGTGCAAATAGTGTACATGTACTTTTATCGGGCTTGCAGGTTAGCTCATATGGGTATCCAGAGAGTCGCTGGACTGAAAATGCAAAAACACTTTATACAAATGCGATTGACTGGGCAATCTCTGCTAGCTTAGGAGAGATTAAGGGAACTGTCACAGATGAAGAAGGACAACCTATTGCAAATGCAAAAGTAGCTGTGATTTCAGCGAATGTAGAAACGGTGACAAATGCAGCAGGAGAATATCGAATTGGAATTGGCACGGGTAGCTATGAGGTTGAGGTGGCTGCTAGAGGTTTTATCTCTTCTGTTAAAACAGCAGATATAACGACACTTGGTGAATCAGTCACACTTGATTTTACACTAAAAAAGGTTGAAGGAGTTTCCGTCTCAGGTATTGTAACAGACAAGCTCACAGAAGAACCCGTTTCTGAGGCTACAGTCACTCTTACACCAGTTGGCGATAACCTAGATTACGAAGAAACATCTGATGAAAAAGGATTCTATCAGTTCAAGGACTTACTTGAAGGAGAGTATGAATTAGTCATTAAAAAAGATGGGTATATCGTTTATAGTCAGGTGATTACAGTTGGAATTGAGGATGTATCTGTCAATGTTTCACTAGATGCGATACAGGTAGCCGTTCTCGGTGATTACAATCAGAAGCTTGAAGCGTTCTTAACAGAACAACAGTTATATGCTGAAGCAAGGGATTGGGATGTAGTTCAAGATATTGCAAACTACAAGTTAGTTGTGGTTAACACAAATAAGGGGACACCTGAACAGCTACAGAAGCTGATTTCTGTAACTGATGAACAAAAGGTGAGTGTTGTCTTCTTAGGAACGTGGGGTCTTGAGGATGGATCAATTCAACTTTTAGAGCAGGCTATTGGTTATCCACAGCATGGGATGGATGGCTATAACGAAGGTGCTGTTTATATTAAAGTACATGAGAAACATCCAATTTTTGAAGGATTACCAGAATTGATAAAAATTCACTCTGAAAAAAGTCCATATGGCACATTTATGAACTATCCTGGCCATGTCATAGGTGATTTACTCGTTGATGAAGAGTTAAAAGGCAGCTCAATCGCTTATGAATTCCGTAGTATTGAGCATATGCACTTACTTCTTTCATCATATGCGGTGACTAATATCATTGGCCCTGACTATGGCTGGACTGAAGAAGGAAAACAACTCTTCACGCAAAGCTTGCGTTATGCAATGGATGGTATTCAGGAAATTCCTGCAATACCAGTGTTAGAAACACCGGATGAAACGAATTTTCAGGATGAACCGGTGATTATTACAGGGAAGTCAGAGCCATTAACAACCATAGAGCTTTATGATACAAAAGGTAAAACTGACAGTCTTCTTGCTTCAGGTAAAACGAAGGCAGATGGAACGTTTGAAATTGAGCTAGAGTTGAAAAATGGTAGCTATTTCATTAGTTCGACGGCTGAAAACTTTGCTGGTAAGACTGAGAAAAGTAATCAAATTAAGATAGTTGTAAGTGGGAAGCCGAAACGATGA
- a CDS encoding bifunctional folylpolyglutamate synthase/dihydrofolate synthase, whose product MIHTYEEALHWIHSRLRLGIKPGLKRMEWMMERLNHPEQKIKGIHVAGTNGKGSTVCYLRNILQEAGYTVGTFTSPYFEMFNERISVNGKPISNEDIVNLVNIVKPLSEELEQTELGSPSEFEVITAMAFYYFGTSTDIDIVVFETGLGGRLDSTNIFVPLVSVITNIGFDHMDLLGNSLSEIAFEKAGIIKQGVPVITSVEQKEALEVIVKRSKELESRYHVMNHDYFIKDHHSITEGEQFTVRTPNEIIEDLEITMRGVHQVKNAALATMVIQHLHLEGHVKVPTSAIKTGLKQSIWIGRFEQVSSNPTVIIDGAHNPEGIESLINTVDRHLENRSIHIIFSALKDKKLEKMLEPLASIAETITFTSFDFPRVTSARELYEMCDHPEKNYMESWKDAIDTVRSTLKEDDVLLITGSLYFLSEIRPYVLR is encoded by the coding sequence ATGATACATACATATGAAGAGGCGTTGCATTGGATTCATTCGAGATTAAGACTTGGGATTAAGCCTGGGTTAAAGCGGATGGAATGGATGATGGAGCGTTTGAACCATCCTGAACAAAAAATTAAAGGTATTCATGTTGCGGGGACAAATGGGAAAGGATCGACGGTTTGTTATTTGAGAAATATCTTGCAAGAAGCCGGATATACGGTCGGTACGTTTACGTCACCTTATTTTGAGATGTTTAATGAACGAATTAGTGTAAATGGGAAGCCAATTAGTAATGAGGACATCGTTAACCTTGTTAATATAGTAAAGCCTTTATCCGAAGAACTTGAACAAACAGAACTTGGTTCACCTTCAGAGTTTGAAGTCATCACAGCGATGGCATTTTATTACTTTGGGACAAGTACGGATATTGATATCGTTGTTTTTGAAACAGGACTTGGAGGTAGGTTAGATTCTACTAATATCTTTGTACCGTTGGTTTCTGTTATCACAAATATTGGCTTTGACCACATGGATTTATTAGGTAACTCTTTAAGTGAAATTGCCTTTGAAAAAGCGGGAATCATTAAGCAAGGTGTTCCAGTAATTACGAGTGTTGAACAGAAGGAAGCTCTAGAGGTAATTGTGAAACGGTCAAAAGAGCTAGAATCACGCTACCATGTTATGAACCATGATTATTTTATTAAAGATCATCATTCCATTACTGAAGGTGAACAATTCACGGTAAGAACTCCGAATGAAATCATCGAGGACTTAGAGATTACGATGAGAGGTGTTCACCAAGTGAAAAATGCTGCTTTAGCAACTATGGTTATTCAGCATTTACATCTAGAGGGTCATGTGAAAGTTCCCACTAGTGCAATTAAGACCGGCTTAAAACAGTCTATTTGGATTGGGAGATTTGAACAAGTATCCTCTAACCCAACCGTTATTATCGATGGTGCTCATAATCCAGAAGGAATTGAGAGTTTGATCAATACAGTGGATCGTCACTTGGAGAATCGATCCATTCACATCATTTTCTCAGCTTTAAAAGATAAGAAATTAGAAAAAATGCTAGAACCACTAGCAAGCATCGCAGAAACAATCACGTTTACTAGCTTTGATTTTCCTAGGGTCACTTCAGCAAGGGAATTGTATGAAATGTGTGACCACCCTGAAAAGAATTATATGGAGTCATGGAAAGACGCAATTGATACTGTAAGATCAACGCTTAAAGAAGATGATGTACTTCTTATAACAGGTTCACTTTACTTTCTATCAGAAATTCGACCATATGTCCTACGATGA